The following are from one region of the Stigmatella ashevillena genome:
- a CDS encoding Ig-like domain-containing protein, with product MASRMQNVVPAEDTTSWIPVPTMRGKVSRPKEDTSSLRMFMNVACSPRWMFPLAVPSALLLGLVGLACGGGGSEEKDTQAPVNVRVTGGVAAGERVTGRRTLQATAEDDSGKVAKVEFYVSGALVCADGTDRNSGETFSCAWESASTAQGSHSLSARAYDAAGNSADAEPIAFSIPAPNRAPTVTGVTASPPSLDEGSVTTLSVAASDPDGEPLTYAWTQSPLVPAGTFSEAGGIRTWTAPLLSSDTVFTLRVSVSDGRGGTAQASVPMKVVNVPALNRPPFVDEAVSAPTAPVVAGEAVLLSIGASDQDKDPLRYAWKTVPEGQGTFSDPESSFVQWRSPDITSNTGYTFQVTVSDGTVSVTRTVEVQVRIPSYAQDIQPLWVPTCTTCHSDEASGGLNLQEGKSYASLVNTLGRGSCSSLKRVDPGNPDDSLLVQKISGDNCGGRMPQLDTEYFDKNPGELTRIRSWILLGAPNN from the coding sequence ATGGCCTCCCGCATGCAGAACGTGGTGCCCGCGGAGGATACGACTTCGTGGATCCCCGTGCCTACAATGCGTGGCAAGGTCTCCCGCCCGAAAGAGGACACATCGTCCTTGAGGATGTTCATGAACGTGGCCTGCTCCCCCCGGTGGATGTTCCCTCTGGCTGTCCCGTCCGCGTTGCTCCTGGGACTGGTGGGGCTGGCTTGTGGTGGAGGGGGCAGTGAAGAGAAAGACACCCAGGCCCCCGTGAACGTCCGGGTGACGGGAGGCGTGGCGGCGGGGGAGCGCGTCACGGGGCGGCGGACGTTGCAGGCCACCGCCGAGGACGATTCGGGGAAGGTGGCCAAGGTGGAGTTCTATGTCTCTGGCGCGCTCGTGTGCGCGGATGGGACGGACCGCAACTCCGGGGAGACGTTCTCGTGCGCTTGGGAGTCCGCCTCCACGGCCCAGGGGAGCCATTCCCTCTCCGCCCGGGCCTATGACGCCGCGGGGAACTCCGCTGACGCCGAGCCCATCGCGTTCAGCATTCCGGCGCCCAATCGGGCTCCCACCGTCACGGGGGTCACGGCCTCACCGCCCTCGCTCGATGAAGGTTCGGTCACCACCCTCTCGGTGGCCGCCAGCGATCCGGACGGAGAGCCGCTGACCTATGCCTGGACGCAGAGCCCGCTCGTGCCCGCGGGCACCTTCAGCGAGGCCGGGGGCATCCGGACGTGGACCGCGCCCCTGCTCTCGAGCGACACGGTCTTCACCTTGAGGGTGTCGGTCTCGGACGGCCGGGGGGGCACCGCCCAGGCCTCGGTGCCGATGAAGGTGGTGAACGTTCCCGCGCTCAACCGTCCCCCCTTCGTGGATGAGGCGGTCAGTGCCCCCACCGCCCCGGTGGTGGCGGGCGAGGCGGTGCTGCTCTCCATCGGCGCGAGCGATCAGGACAAGGATCCCCTGCGCTATGCGTGGAAGACGGTTCCCGAAGGGCAGGGGACCTTCTCGGACCCGGAGTCCTCCTTCGTGCAGTGGCGCTCTCCCGACATCACGAGCAACACGGGCTACACCTTCCAGGTCACCGTGTCCGATGGAACGGTCTCCGTGACGCGCACCGTGGAGGTGCAGGTTCGCATCCCCTCCTATGCACAGGACATCCAGCCCCTCTGGGTCCCGACGTGCACCACCTGCCACAGCGACGAGGCCTCCGGTGGGCTGAACCTGCAAGAGGGCAAGTCTTACGCCTCGCTCGTGAACACGCTGGGCAGGGGCAGTTGCAGTTCCCTCAAGCGCGTCGATCCCGGCAATCCCGACGACTCCCTGCTGGTGCAGAAGATCAGCGGTGACAACTGTGGCGGCAGGATGCCGCAGCTCGATACCGAGTACTTCGACAAGAACCCCGGAGAGCTCACGCGGATCCGCTCCTGGATTCTCCTGGGCGCACCCAACAACTGA
- a CDS encoding ABC-F family ATP-binding cassette domain-containing protein, whose protein sequence is MIRLDNIGKQHGQQILFVEASAQLNRGEKVGLVGPNGAGKSTLFRMVVQTEHPDEGQVSVDKGVTIGYFDQDVGEMAGMSAVSATMDGAGPVSQVAAELKELEAAMADPERMDELDKLIERFGIVQGRYEELGGYALEGRAREILAGLGFTQDMMDGDVGSLSGGWKMRVALARILLMRPDVMLLDEPSNHLDIESIIWLETFLKGYEGALLMTSHDRAFMNRVVSKIIEIDGGTLTTYSGDYDFYEQQRAISERHHQAQYERQQAMLAKELKFIERFKARASHAAQVQSRVKKLEKIEKVEPPKRRQTLVFEFQPAPRSGDDVAKLESVVKGYGKRRIYEGLDFLIRRGERWCVMGVNGAGKSTLLKLISGESRPDDGEVTVGSSVKMGYFAQHAMELLEPEITVYDSLVNRFPRATQGSIRALAGCFGFSGDEIEKKCRVLSGGEKARLVLAQMLYDPPNFLVLDEPTNHLDMATKQMLITALARYEGTMLFVSHDRHFLAALSNRVLELTPEGVRQYGGGYNEYVSSTGQEAPGLRS, encoded by the coding sequence ATGATTCGGCTCGACAACATCGGCAAGCAGCATGGCCAGCAAATCCTCTTCGTGGAGGCCTCCGCCCAGCTCAACCGGGGCGAGAAGGTGGGGCTCGTCGGCCCCAATGGCGCTGGCAAATCCACCCTCTTCCGGATGGTCGTCCAGACCGAGCACCCAGACGAGGGCCAGGTCTCCGTCGATAAAGGGGTGACCATCGGCTACTTCGACCAGGACGTGGGCGAGATGGCCGGCATGAGCGCTGTGTCCGCCACCATGGATGGCGCGGGCCCCGTCTCCCAGGTGGCCGCCGAGCTCAAAGAGTTGGAGGCCGCCATGGCCGACCCCGAGCGCATGGACGAGCTGGACAAGCTCATCGAGCGCTTCGGCATCGTCCAGGGCCGCTACGAGGAGCTGGGTGGCTACGCGCTCGAGGGCCGCGCCCGGGAGATCCTGGCGGGCCTCGGCTTTACCCAGGACATGATGGACGGGGACGTGGGGTCGCTCAGCGGCGGGTGGAAGATGCGCGTCGCGCTGGCGCGGATCCTCCTGATGCGCCCGGACGTCATGCTGCTGGACGAGCCGAGCAACCACTTGGACATCGAGTCCATCATCTGGCTGGAGACGTTCCTCAAGGGCTACGAGGGCGCCCTGCTGATGACGAGCCACGACCGCGCGTTCATGAACCGCGTCGTGTCGAAGATCATCGAAATCGACGGGGGCACGCTCACCACCTACTCGGGCGACTACGACTTCTACGAGCAGCAGCGCGCCATCTCCGAGCGCCACCACCAGGCGCAGTACGAGCGCCAGCAGGCCATGCTCGCCAAGGAGCTCAAGTTCATCGAGCGCTTCAAGGCACGCGCCTCCCACGCGGCCCAGGTGCAGAGCCGCGTGAAGAAGCTGGAGAAGATCGAAAAGGTGGAGCCGCCCAAGCGCCGCCAGACGCTGGTCTTCGAGTTCCAGCCCGCCCCCCGCTCCGGCGATGACGTGGCGAAGCTGGAGAGCGTGGTGAAGGGCTACGGCAAGCGCCGCATCTACGAGGGGCTGGACTTCCTCATCCGCCGCGGCGAGCGCTGGTGCGTGATGGGCGTCAACGGCGCGGGCAAGTCCACCCTGCTCAAGCTCATCTCCGGCGAGTCCCGTCCGGACGATGGCGAGGTGACGGTGGGCTCCAGCGTGAAGATGGGCTACTTCGCCCAGCACGCCATGGAGCTGCTCGAGCCGGAAATCACCGTGTACGACTCGCTGGTGAACCGCTTCCCGCGCGCCACCCAGGGCTCCATCCGGGCGCTGGCCGGGTGCTTCGGCTTCTCGGGAGATGAAATCGAGAAGAAGTGCCGGGTGCTCTCCGGAGGCGAGAAGGCGCGGCTGGTGCTGGCGCAGATGCTCTATGACCCGCCCAACTTCCTGGTGCTGGACGAGCCCACCAACCACCTGGACATGGCCACCAAGCAGATGCTCATCACCGCGCTGGCCCGGTACGAGGGCACCATGCTGTTCGTCAGCCATGACCGGCACTTCCTGGCCGCCCTGTCCAACCGCGTGCTGGAGCTGACGCCCGAGGGCGTGCGCCAGTACGGTGGCGGCTACAACGAATACGTTTCGAGCACTGGCCAGGAAGCCCCGGGCCTCCGGAGCTGA
- a CDS encoding DEAD/DEAH box helicase, with amino-acid sequence MTFDELKLSEPLLRAVKAEGYTTPTPIQQRAIPPALAGQDVLGCAQTGTGKTAAFALPILHRLSSGRPPPAAHGRPIRVLILTPTRELASQIADSFQAYGRFTGLSWAVIFGGVGQHAQEQTLRRGVDVLIATPGRLLDLMSQGLVSYKALEVFVLDEADRMLDMGFIHDVKRIIAALPQKRQTLFFSATMPPEIQSLAQGILKSPVRVEVTPESTTAETVEQKMFFVEREQKRHLLVHLLGDTSIRRALVFTRTKHGANRVAKHLESSRISAEAIHGNKSQNARERALGAFKDGSCRVLVATDIAARGIDIEGITHVINFDLPNIPESYVHRIGRTGRAGAVGTALSFCDGEERAYLRDIERTIRRNVPVMADHPFRSGQSAPTPSEPGEARPRPSNEGRRHSGGQRSQGHGSGDSQGEGRHRRRRGGRPGGQGASARQSEGHRGNGGRSSEGSSRGPGGRSSEGHRGSGGRPAAPPASAPAAARPTPPPVRTAPKWL; translated from the coding sequence ATGACTTTCGATGAACTGAAGCTCTCCGAGCCGCTGCTTCGCGCCGTAAAGGCCGAGGGCTACACCACGCCCACCCCCATCCAGCAGCGGGCCATCCCCCCCGCGCTCGCCGGACAGGATGTGTTGGGCTGCGCCCAGACGGGCACGGGCAAGACCGCGGCGTTCGCGCTGCCCATCCTCCACCGGCTGTCGTCTGGCCGTCCTCCTCCCGCGGCGCACGGCCGCCCCATCCGCGTGCTCATCCTCACCCCCACGCGCGAGCTGGCCAGCCAGATCGCCGACAGCTTCCAGGCGTATGGCCGCTTCACCGGCCTGTCCTGGGCGGTCATCTTCGGCGGCGTGGGCCAGCATGCCCAGGAGCAGACGCTGCGCCGGGGCGTGGACGTGCTCATCGCCACCCCGGGCCGGCTGCTAGACTTGATGAGCCAAGGGCTCGTCTCCTACAAGGCGCTGGAAGTGTTCGTGCTCGATGAGGCGGACCGCATGCTGGACATGGGCTTCATCCACGACGTGAAGCGCATCATCGCGGCGCTGCCCCAAAAGCGGCAGACGCTCTTCTTCTCGGCGACGATGCCGCCGGAGATCCAGTCCCTGGCGCAGGGCATCCTGAAGAGCCCCGTGCGCGTGGAAGTCACGCCGGAGTCCACCACCGCGGAGACGGTGGAGCAGAAGATGTTCTTCGTGGAGCGCGAGCAGAAGCGGCACCTCTTGGTGCACCTCTTGGGCGACACGTCCATCCGGCGCGCCCTGGTCTTCACCCGTACCAAGCACGGTGCCAACCGGGTGGCCAAGCACCTGGAATCCTCGCGCATCAGCGCCGAGGCCATCCACGGCAACAAGAGCCAGAACGCCCGCGAGCGGGCCCTGGGGGCCTTCAAGGATGGGAGCTGCCGGGTCCTGGTGGCCACGGACATCGCCGCGCGGGGCATCGACATCGAGGGCATCACCCACGTCATCAACTTCGACTTGCCCAACATCCCCGAGTCCTACGTGCACCGCATCGGCCGCACCGGCCGCGCGGGCGCGGTGGGCACCGCCCTGTCCTTCTGCGATGGGGAGGAGCGCGCCTACCTGAGGGACATCGAGCGCACCATCCGGCGCAACGTGCCGGTGATGGCCGACCACCCGTTCCGCTCCGGCCAGTCGGCCCCCACGCCTTCCGAGCCGGGAGAAGCGCGTCCCCGGCCCTCGAACGAGGGACGGCGGCACTCCGGCGGCCAGCGCTCCCAGGGCCACGGCTCGGGCGATTCGCAGGGAGAGGGACGCCACCGCCGCCGCCGCGGGGGCCGCCCGGGAGGCCAGGGCGCCAGCGCCCGCCAGTCCGAGGGCCACCGGGGAAACGGCGGACGCTCGTCCGAGGGTTCCTCCCGGGGTCCCGGGGGCCGGTCGTCCGAGGGCCACCGGGGCTCGGGCGGACGCCCTGCCGCGCCGCCCGCCTCCGCTCCGGCGGCGGCCCGGCCGACACCGCCACCGGTTCGCACCGCTCCGAAGTGGCTCTGA
- a CDS encoding serine/threonine protein kinase: MPQDSKSAPGFPLPEPSVRSEKTAMLGSPVPGHGEPPPEPPPAETVDPLIGKVIGSFQILRKLGGGGMGTVYLGQHTIIGSKVAVKFLHDHFASNEVLVQRFLAEARAVNLIGHENIVNIFDMNVLPPRRHYLVMEYLEGSPLSSLTSSPAAPSVVIPILTQVCDALQAAHAHGVVHRDLKPENVMLVRHDRIPHFVKVLDFGIAKLFDAEKKGQTLVGTLIGTPGYMAPEQWTGPAVDGRTDLYALGIIAYELLTGRMPFPKGPLGTLLHAHLKEIPPTPRAVNPDVPEALSQLVMRTLAKRPEDRFQNANELRAALEQALPSEAAAPRPSTTPVPQAPLEKPAVVLQPTMLTPWNAPSLPATADVMARVVLQPGVEPSRVRCTDLSRNGVFLCTSEPLPTLRSRLSLTLELREQPLTCTGEVVHHVPPAQASAWGTRAGFAVQFLNLPTEARELLARSLQGHAAPSPRTPSSKAPLTDDAAAETVLAPLTKLPPADPYALLSLPLDAPFDDIRQHARNTLRTLEALASRPLSARQAKELSEVRSRVEKAGETLGHPRQRIEHDAWRGNFAGVARCISSGLTASEIETLRVRFLQAHPGAEARERIHATTASAWESQSNLALALAEYEKALTAVPLSLSLQQRYWSLKQRGLKATPPPAGKGPEGSGSRRPGRS, encoded by the coding sequence ATGCCTCAGGACAGCAAGAGCGCTCCCGGCTTCCCGCTTCCGGAGCCCTCCGTGCGCTCCGAGAAGACGGCCATGCTGGGCAGCCCCGTGCCGGGCCACGGGGAGCCTCCGCCCGAGCCACCTCCCGCCGAAACAGTGGATCCGCTGATCGGCAAGGTGATTGGCAGCTTCCAGATCCTCCGGAAGCTGGGCGGCGGGGGCATGGGCACCGTCTACCTCGGCCAGCACACGATCATCGGCAGCAAGGTCGCCGTGAAGTTCCTGCATGACCACTTCGCCTCCAACGAGGTGCTGGTCCAGCGGTTCCTGGCCGAAGCGCGGGCGGTGAACCTCATTGGCCACGAGAACATCGTCAACATCTTCGACATGAACGTGCTGCCCCCCCGGCGGCACTACCTCGTCATGGAGTACCTGGAGGGCAGTCCGCTGTCGTCCCTGACGAGCAGCCCGGCGGCCCCCTCGGTCGTCATCCCCATCCTCACGCAGGTGTGTGACGCGCTCCAGGCCGCCCATGCGCACGGGGTGGTTCACCGGGACCTGAAACCGGAGAACGTCATGCTGGTGCGGCATGACCGCATCCCCCACTTCGTCAAGGTGCTCGACTTCGGCATCGCCAAGCTCTTCGACGCGGAGAAGAAGGGGCAGACCCTGGTGGGGACCCTGATCGGAACGCCCGGGTACATGGCACCCGAGCAATGGACCGGCCCCGCCGTGGACGGACGAACAGACCTCTACGCACTGGGAATCATCGCCTACGAGTTGCTCACCGGCCGGATGCCCTTCCCCAAGGGCCCCCTGGGAACCCTGCTGCACGCCCACCTCAAGGAAATCCCCCCCACGCCCCGCGCGGTGAACCCCGACGTCCCCGAGGCACTCTCCCAACTCGTCATGCGCACCCTCGCCAAGCGCCCAGAGGACCGGTTCCAGAACGCCAACGAGCTGCGCGCCGCCTTGGAGCAGGCCCTTCCTTCCGAGGCCGCAGCGCCCCGCCCGTCCACCACCCCGGTCCCCCAGGCCCCCCTCGAGAAGCCCGCCGTGGTGCTTCAGCCCACGATGCTCACGCCGTGGAACGCCCCATCCCTGCCCGCCACGGCGGACGTGATGGCGCGGGTGGTGCTCCAACCGGGCGTGGAGCCCTCGCGCGTGCGGTGCACGGACCTGTCCCGCAACGGCGTGTTCCTGTGCACCAGCGAGCCCCTGCCCACGCTGCGCTCCCGCCTGTCCCTCACGCTGGAGCTGCGGGAGCAGCCCCTGACCTGCACGGGGGAAGTTGTCCACCACGTGCCCCCGGCCCAGGCCAGCGCCTGGGGCACGCGCGCGGGCTTCGCCGTCCAGTTCCTCAACCTGCCGACCGAGGCCCGGGAACTCCTCGCGCGCTCGCTCCAGGGCCACGCCGCGCCCAGCCCCCGGACCCCCTCCAGCAAAGCGCCCCTGACGGACGATGCCGCCGCCGAGACGGTGCTCGCCCCCCTGACGAAGCTTCCCCCGGCAGACCCCTACGCCCTGCTCTCGCTGCCCCTGGACGCGCCCTTCGACGACATCCGCCAGCACGCGCGCAACACGCTGCGGACCTTGGAGGCCCTCGCCTCCCGGCCCCTGTCGGCCCGTCAAGCCAAGGAGCTGAGCGAGGTGCGCTCCCGGGTAGAGAAGGCAGGAGAAACGCTGGGCCACCCCCGGCAGCGCATCGAACACGACGCCTGGCGGGGCAACTTCGCCGGCGTGGCACGCTGCATCTCCAGCGGCCTGACAGCCTCCGAGATTGAAACCCTGCGGGTGCGCTTCCTCCAGGCCCACCCAGGAGCGGAGGCGCGCGAACGGATCCACGCCACCACCGCGTCCGCCTGGGAATCCCAGAGCAACCTCGCCCTGGCACTGGCCGAGTATGAGAAGGCGCTGACGGCTGTCCCCCTCAGCCTCTCCCTCCAGCAGCGCTACTGGAGCCTCAAGCAGCGGGGCCTCAAAGCCACGCCCCCTCCGGCTGGCAAGGGGCCCGAGGGCTCGGGGTCGCGCCGTCCGGGCCGCTCGTAG
- a CDS encoding aspartyl/asparaginyl beta-hydroxylase domain-containing protein, which yields MPDAATQQVLIQVRHAILQLARQGGYIDTVMRAGSELDRLKAYLEIWEGRRPPLPPRPGQAPVLFPPFPGLEERPWREASDIPEAAALEQHFPAVLRDLARLEHAELVSYSTDIVQGGQWSVLPIYLAGERVDRLFRPELAMDETAQAVESLASQCAAFPLSDVLFSAHTPGTRLTPHCSWDGFRMRLHLGLKIPPGCGIRVGTESRGWEPGRVLVFHDSFEHETWNTGEERRVVLIVDCWHPGLTVPEREALLALTRKFEVRRILALLRIPDAMEAPLMARFAEAERTDPLIQRFWPG from the coding sequence ATGCCAGACGCCGCCACCCAGCAGGTCCTCATTCAGGTGCGCCATGCCATCCTCCAGTTGGCGCGCCAGGGGGGCTACATCGACACGGTCATGCGCGCGGGCAGCGAACTCGACCGGCTCAAGGCGTACCTCGAAATCTGGGAGGGCCGACGCCCTCCCCTTCCCCCACGGCCGGGCCAGGCGCCCGTGCTCTTTCCCCCCTTCCCCGGCCTGGAGGAGCGCCCCTGGCGCGAGGCCTCGGACATCCCCGAGGCGGCGGCGCTGGAGCAGCACTTCCCTGCGGTACTCAGAGACCTGGCCCGGCTCGAACACGCGGAGCTGGTGAGCTACAGCACGGACATCGTCCAAGGGGGCCAGTGGTCGGTGCTGCCCATCTATCTGGCGGGCGAGCGCGTGGACCGCCTCTTCCGGCCCGAGCTGGCGATGGACGAGACGGCCCAAGCGGTGGAGTCCCTGGCGAGCCAGTGCGCCGCGTTCCCCCTGAGCGACGTGCTCTTCTCCGCCCACACGCCCGGCACCCGGCTGACGCCCCATTGCAGCTGGGATGGGTTCCGGATGCGGCTCCACCTCGGGCTGAAGATTCCCCCCGGGTGTGGCATTCGGGTGGGCACCGAGTCCCGAGGGTGGGAGCCGGGCCGCGTCCTGGTCTTCCACGACTCCTTCGAGCACGAGACGTGGAACACAGGGGAGGAACGCCGCGTGGTGCTGATCGTCGACTGCTGGCACCCCGGGCTGACGGTGCCCGAGCGCGAGGCGCTGCTGGCCCTGACCCGCAAGTTCGAGGTGCGGCGAATTCTCGCCCTGCTGCGGATTCCGGACGCCATGGAAGCGCCGCTCATGGCCCGCTTCGCCGAGGCCGAGCGGACCGACCCCCTGATTCAGCGCTTCTGGCCAGGGTGA
- a CDS encoding ABC-F family ATP-binding cassette domain-containing protein, which produces MTLLRAANVQLSFGSRTIFQGLTLTIEEGERVGLVGVNGSGKSSLMKIMAGVARADTGEIQLRRGARVTYLPQEPEFPEGATVASELSVAQGPLREALSAHTELGRRMEATPPEGQAKLLEQMATLSDRIEHLGGWDTEHHARTLLDRLGVKDWDKPVAQLSGGLRKRVAIARALLTQPELLMLDEPTNHLDADTVDWLEGELDKLPGSLLLVTHDRYFLDGLVDRIVEIQPGEGVVSYPGNYEAYIEQKVAAQEQASLAEHKRERWIAQEVAWLRRGPEARRTKSKARIDRARKLMAEKGFERPKAAGLQVVAAPRLGHTVIEAEGVKKSFGERRVLDKVDLRLQRGERVGLVGPNGVGKTTFLRVLLGELPPDDGKLVIGKNTKVAYYDQTRAALDPEQTVYEAASSGEDWVEIGGQKIALRDYLEDLLFPVPMQRQKVRALSGGERNRLLLARLFLEGANVLVLDEPTNDLDIVTLNILEGLLLGFTGSVLLVTHDRYFLDKVATSILAFEGEGKVIRYEGNYAMYRRLKEQAEAARAAASAPKKEAPAPVAPAAETAKPSRKPGKLSYKEQRELEGMEAAIEAAETRKGELEAKLADPAIYSSPTKVPELQRELDAASSEVDRLYARWQELQSAVSG; this is translated from the coding sequence GTGACCCTGCTCCGCGCCGCCAACGTCCAGCTCAGCTTCGGCAGCCGTACCATCTTCCAAGGCCTCACCCTCACCATTGAAGAGGGCGAACGGGTGGGCCTGGTGGGGGTGAATGGCTCTGGCAAGTCCTCGCTGATGAAGATCATGGCGGGGGTGGCGCGCGCGGACACGGGGGAGATCCAGCTCCGTCGAGGCGCCCGCGTCACCTACCTGCCCCAGGAGCCGGAGTTTCCCGAGGGCGCCACGGTGGCCTCGGAGCTGTCCGTGGCCCAGGGGCCGCTGCGAGAGGCACTCTCGGCGCACACGGAGCTGGGCCGCCGGATGGAGGCCACGCCTCCGGAAGGCCAGGCCAAGCTCCTGGAGCAGATGGCCACGCTGTCGGACCGAATCGAGCACCTCGGGGGCTGGGACACCGAGCACCACGCCCGGACGTTGTTGGACCGGCTGGGCGTGAAGGATTGGGACAAGCCCGTGGCCCAGTTGTCCGGCGGCCTGCGCAAGCGGGTGGCCATTGCCCGGGCCCTGCTGACGCAGCCGGAGCTGCTGATGCTGGACGAGCCCACCAACCACCTGGACGCGGACACCGTGGACTGGCTGGAGGGAGAGCTGGACAAGCTGCCCGGCTCGCTGCTGCTCGTCACACACGACCGGTACTTCCTGGATGGGCTGGTGGATCGGATCGTCGAGATTCAGCCCGGCGAGGGCGTCGTCTCGTATCCGGGCAACTACGAGGCCTACATCGAGCAGAAGGTGGCGGCCCAGGAGCAGGCCTCCCTGGCCGAGCACAAGCGCGAGCGGTGGATCGCCCAGGAAGTGGCGTGGCTGCGCAGGGGCCCCGAGGCCCGGCGCACCAAGAGCAAGGCGCGCATCGACCGGGCGCGCAAGCTGATGGCGGAGAAGGGCTTCGAGCGCCCCAAGGCCGCGGGCCTCCAGGTGGTGGCCGCGCCCCGGTTGGGGCACACCGTCATCGAGGCCGAGGGCGTGAAGAAGTCCTTCGGCGAGCGGCGGGTGCTGGACAAGGTGGACCTGCGGCTCCAGCGCGGCGAGCGCGTGGGGCTGGTGGGGCCCAACGGCGTGGGCAAGACGACCTTCCTGCGCGTGCTCCTGGGCGAGCTGCCGCCGGATGACGGCAAGCTCGTCATCGGAAAGAACACCAAGGTCGCCTACTACGACCAGACCCGGGCCGCGTTGGACCCGGAGCAGACCGTGTACGAGGCGGCCTCCTCGGGCGAGGACTGGGTGGAGATCGGCGGCCAGAAGATCGCCCTGCGCGACTACCTGGAGGACCTCCTCTTCCCGGTGCCCATGCAGCGCCAAAAGGTCCGGGCGCTGTCGGGTGGCGAGCGCAACCGGCTGCTCCTGGCACGGCTGTTCCTGGAAGGCGCCAACGTGCTGGTGCTGGACGAGCCCACCAACGACCTGGACATCGTCACGCTGAACATCCTGGAAGGGCTGCTGTTGGGCTTCACCGGCAGCGTGCTGCTGGTGACGCACGACCGGTACTTCCTGGACAAGGTGGCCACCTCCATTCTCGCGTTCGAGGGAGAGGGAAAAGTCATCCGCTACGAAGGCAACTACGCGATGTACCGGCGCCTCAAGGAGCAGGCCGAGGCCGCACGCGCCGCGGCCTCCGCGCCGAAGAAGGAAGCCCCCGCACCAGTGGCGCCTGCCGCCGAGACGGCCAAACCCTCGCGCAAACCCGGGAAGCTCTCATACAAGGAGCAGCGGGAGCTGGAGGGGATGGAGGCGGCGATCGAGGCGGCCGAGACGCGCAAGGGCGAGCTGGAGGCAAAGCTGGCCGATCCGGCCATCTACAGCAGCCCGACGAAGGTGCCGGAGCTCCAGCGCGAGTTGGACGCGGCCTCGTCTGAAGTGGACCGGCTCTACGCCCGCTGGCAGGAACTCCAGAGCGCCGTCAGCGGGTAA